The following are encoded in a window of Allosphingosinicella indica genomic DNA:
- a CDS encoding dipeptidase — translation MVGEMRERAQDLIERSFVWDNHACMPLRYGDETFLPELARAKESGFSAVTLNLGFGDQAPEEHLRMAAWFRRWLRQHNRDFMLVTSAQELDKARRTGRVAVLFDIEGAVAIGDQLSLIEMYRDLGVTWMLLVYNRSNSVGSGCMDEHDGGLTAFGREVVAEMNRVGMTLCLSHTGERTAREALDASARPMIFSHSNCGAVFPHPRNISDDMIKACAARGGVVGINGLGNFLGEDGAPLVPAILRHIDHAVQLVGPRHVGLGLDYVYDQEELREYLRSKPELFPGGLPDSLPFVAPEALPDIVEGMLALGYSDDDVALVLGGNWLRVLGGNWTATHPD, via the coding sequence TTGGTCGGCGAGATGCGCGAGCGGGCACAGGATTTGATCGAGCGGTCCTTCGTCTGGGACAATCATGCCTGCATGCCGCTGCGCTACGGGGACGAGACGTTCCTGCCCGAGCTTGCCCGCGCCAAGGAGAGCGGTTTTTCGGCGGTCACGTTGAACCTGGGGTTCGGCGATCAGGCGCCCGAAGAGCATCTGCGCATGGCCGCGTGGTTTCGCCGGTGGCTAAGGCAGCACAACCGGGATTTCATGCTGGTGACGTCGGCGCAGGAGCTGGACAAAGCCCGCCGCACCGGCCGCGTCGCAGTCTTGTTCGACATAGAAGGCGCCGTGGCGATCGGCGACCAGCTCAGCCTGATCGAAATGTATCGCGATCTGGGGGTGACCTGGATGCTTCTGGTCTACAACCGGTCGAACAGCGTCGGGTCCGGATGCATGGACGAACATGATGGCGGTCTGACCGCGTTCGGACGGGAAGTCGTCGCCGAGATGAACCGGGTCGGGATGACCCTGTGCCTTTCGCATACCGGCGAGCGCACCGCGCGCGAGGCATTGGATGCATCCGCCCGGCCAATGATCTTTTCGCACTCGAATTGCGGGGCGGTTTTCCCGCATCCGCGCAACATTTCGGACGACATGATAAAGGCCTGCGCTGCGCGGGGCGGCGTGGTGGGGATCAACGGCCTCGGTAATTTCCTCGGGGAGGATGGCGCGCCGCTGGTGCCCGCGATCCTGCGTCATATCGATCATGCGGTGCAGCTCGTCGGGCCAAGGCATGTCGGGCTTGGGCTCGACTATGTCTACGATCAGGAGGAGCTACGCGAATATCTCCGCTCCAAGCCGGAATTGTTCCCAGGCGGCCTGCCGGACAGCCTCCCGTTCGTGGCGCCGGAGGCGTTGCCGGACATCGTCGAAGGCATGCTCGCGCTTGGCTATTCCGACGACGACGTCGCTCTTGTCCTCGGCGGGAACTGGCTACGGGTGCTG